The sequence AAAATCAATGTAAAATTAATGTCAACTTTATGGAAATTTGATAATGGATTATAAATTTATTGGAAATAAAGATTAATTGTTTTTGCTATTGTGGCTAGCAAGCTTAAAATAACTAAGCTTGCTATGGTGATGGTTTATTTTATAATTTTAAAAAATTCATCTAAATTTTTTCTAATTTTTGGCTTAGGTTTTTGAATGTTATCTCTATAACCAAAAGTTAGTAGCAATGCAACTCTATTTTTATTAGGATCAATATCTAAAATTTCATTTAATTTTTCTTCAATAAATCCTTCTATCGGACAAGAATCAATCCCTAAAACCGCAGCCATACTCATCATATTTTGAGCTGCTAAAAAGCATTGAGCTTTACTCCAACCATATTTCTTTTTATCATCATTGCTAAAATTTTTATCTAAGAAATTATTGATAATATCAAGTAAAATTGGGTATTTTTCTGAGTTTTTACCAACTTTTTTCTCCACCATGCTCTTTATATATGGGCTATTTGGTTTTAAGTCTTCTAGTTTTGCAAGAATAACCACAAGATGAGAGCAAGTTGTGATTTGTGGTTGATTCCAGCAAGCCTTGCCCATTTCTTTTTTAATCTTTTCATTTTCTACTAAAAGCAAGTCCCAATGCTCAAGTCCAAAAGATGATGGTGAAAGCCTGCAAGCTTCTAAAATTTCACTAAAATCTCCATCTTGAACCTTTTTATTCTCATCAAAAACTTTACAAGCATATCTATAGCTTAAACTCTCTTTAAATGTCATTTTCTCTCCTTTTAATTTTGCTAAATTTACTATATTAAATTTAATAAAAAATTATAAAAGCGTAGTTTTGCTACTATAAAAGTTTCGTTTTTATAATAAATAGGGTTAATTTTCCTACTTATACCAAAGCTTAAAGTGTATTTAAATTGATGAATTTGTAGTGATTTAAGTTTATGAGATTCTTCACTTCGCTCTGAATGACGGGTGGAAAATGGCTCTGAGTAGCGACAATCAGCCTAGTTATCCAAGAGCTTGTTTAAAAACAAATGTCATCCTGATGGTTTACCCGAAGGACTTAGTCTAAAATTTTTACCTAATTTTGAGCTAAATCAATATGTTATTAATATAATTTTGATAATATATCAGTAAATTTTAAAAAGGTTAAAATATGTTAAATTTTTTATTTTCTTGGAAATGTTATATCTCTCTTTTAATAGTTGGTTTTTGTGGTTGGTTAGCTGTTCCTTTTTTAGATAAAGCTAAACATGATAGTGCTTTTATAGATTTTATAAACATAGTAACGATGGCAGCTGTTATGGGGATCGCTATATACGCAGTACTAGCTATATGGGTTATACTTTTTAAAACTATTAAATCTTCTCGAAACTGAAACTATTTATTATAAAAATATTTGGCAGATTTCCTGCCAAATGTCTACTCTAAATCAAAGAGCAAAAACTCAACATCACTATAAGCAAAAACTTTTAGCTCGCTCTCATCAACTAAGGCCATAGCGTCACTTGCTTTTAGCTCGATATCATTTAATTTTAATACCCCCTTAACAACTTGAACCCAGTATCGTCTGCTTTTGTTTAACTCTATATTAATATCTGTATTTTCACTATACTGATGTCTATAAAGCTTCATATTTTGATGAACTTTAAAAGAGCCATATTCAGCATTTGGAGATAAAAGTAGAGTTGCACCCTCTTTTGGAACAAAAGCCTTTTGCTCATATCTTGGCTTGATGCCTAATTCATTAGGAATAACCCAAATTTGATAAAAGTGTAATTTTTCCGTACTGCTTGGATTCATTTCTGAGTGAGTTATACCTGTTCCAGCACTCATTATCTGAAATTCCCCTGCTTTAAGTTGTCGTTTATTTCCCATACTATCTTGGTGCTCTATCGTTCCTTCAAGCACATACGATAATATCTCCATATCTCTATGTGGGTGAGTCCCAAAGCCTGTTCCTGGTTGAACATAGTCTTCATTTATAACCCTTAAATGAGAAAAGCCCATAAAATTCGGATCAAAATAGTTAGCGAATGAGAATGTATGGCGACTATCTAACCAACCTCCTCCACCTATACCTCTATCTCTTGCGTATCTTACTTCATACATTTTATCTCTCCTTATATTTTTCTCAAATTTTAATGCCAAATAGTAACAAAATTCTTAATGAATATATAATAAATTATAAAAAACCGATATTATATAAATAAAATAAATATAATTAGTTTTTTCTACGGAGTGGTAAAATATCACTACCGTTAAAATTATTTATATATTTTAATAAATGGCTTTTAAAAATGTATATAATATTTGGGCTATATTGCTTATTTTACTTATCAAACTATGGTTTGACTAAATTTTCAGTAATGCCTAAGTTAGCAAATGTTACTATTTAAAAAAATATAAAGTCATATAAAAGTTTGACAATATAAAAGGAGATATTTAATGCCTAAAATATATAAAGTTAAACTACATGAAATAGCAAATATAAAAACTGGTTTAGTTTTATCAAGAAAAAGAGCTTCACCAATGTCAAATTTTACTAAAAAATATAATACAATATCTTTAAAGTCATTTAATGAAAATGGGTTTTATGATCACTCTTGCTTGGATACTTTTATAGCAGATGAAAAAATTAAAGATGAGTATCTACTAAAAAAAGATGATATACTCATAAGGCTAAAGGAGCCAAATATAGCAGTTTGTGTTGGAAAAGATTATGGTGACACCATAGCTTCATCTCTTGTAGCTATAATCAGAACAACCAAAAATGATATTAATCCTATTTATTTAACCAATTACTTAAATTCAAGTTTTGCAAAGCGACAATTTTTTAAGCAAAGTTCGGCAATTCCAATGCTAAATATCAAAACATTAGAAAATTTAAAAGTGATACTCCCTAAAAAAGAGGCACAAGATAGAATTGTTCAAATTCAAACCTTAACATATAAAGAAATTGATACATTAAAAAACTTAATACAACAAAAACAAATTTATGCAAATCAAATTTTTAACAATATAATAAATCAGGAGATAAAAAATGACCAAAACCACACAAGACACCATAAATTCAGTAGCTTGGAAAGCGTGCGATACATTTAGAACTACAATGGATAGCAGTCAATACAAAGATTATATACTAACTATGCTTTTTGTAAAATATCTGTCTGATTTTTACAAAGAAAAACTTGATGAACTTAAAAACAAATATGGCGACAATGAAGATAGAATCAAAAAAAGCCTAGAGCGAGAGAAATTTAAAATAAGTAAAGAATGCACTTTTGAATATATTTTAGCAAACAAAGAATCAGAAAATTTAGGCGAGATTATAGATAAAGCCTTAGAAAAAATAGAAGAAGATAACAAAGAAAAATTAGAAGGGGTTTTTAGAGAAATTAGCTTTAACAGCGAAACTATCTTTGGAAGAGTTAAAGAAAAAAACAGAATTCTAAAAAATTTACTTGAAGATTTTAGCGACCCTAAGCTTGATTTAAGACCTTCAATGTTAGAAGGAAATGATGTTATAGGTGATAGTTATGAGTATCTTATAGCTAAATTTGCAAGTGATGCAGGTAAAAAAGGTGGTGAGTTTTTTACACCAAGCAATGTTTCAAAACTACTTTCAAAACTTGCTAAAGCCAAAGAGGGAGATAGAATTTATGATCCAACTTGTGGTTCTGGTTCTTTACTGATAAAAGCAAGTAAAGAGGTTGGAAATACAAATTTTAGACTTTATGGGCAAGAAAGCAAAAGTGCAACCGTA is a genomic window of Campylobacter blaseri containing:
- a CDS encoding NAD(P)H-dependent oxidoreductase, yielding MTFKESLSYRYACKVFDENKKVQDGDFSEILEACRLSPSSFGLEHWDLLLVENEKIKKEMGKACWNQPQITTCSHLVVILAKLEDLKPNSPYIKSMVEKKVGKNSEKYPILLDIINNFLDKNFSNDDKKKYGWSKAQCFLAAQNMMSMAAVLGIDSCPIEGFIEEKLNEILDIDPNKNRVALLLTFGYRDNIQKPKPKIRKNLDEFFKIIK
- a CDS encoding ATP-binding protein: MLNFLFSWKCYISLLIVGFCGWLAVPFLDKAKHDSAFIDFINIVTMAAVMGIAIYAVLAIWVILFKTIKSSRN
- a CDS encoding pirin family protein, yielding MYEVRYARDRGIGGGGWLDSRHTFSFANYFDPNFMGFSHLRVINEDYVQPGTGFGTHPHRDMEILSYVLEGTIEHQDSMGNKRQLKAGEFQIMSAGTGITHSEMNPSSTEKLHFYQIWVIPNELGIKPRYEQKAFVPKEGATLLLSPNAEYGSFKVHQNMKLYRHQYSENTDINIELNKSRRYWVQVVKGVLKLNDIELKASDAMALVDESELKVFAYSDVEFLLFDLE
- a CDS encoding restriction endonuclease subunit S yields the protein MPKIYKVKLHEIANIKTGLVLSRKRASPMSNFTKKYNTISLKSFNENGFYDHSCLDTFIADEKIKDEYLLKKDDILIRLKEPNIAVCVGKDYGDTIASSLVAIIRTTKNDINPIYLTNYLNSSFAKRQFFKQSSAIPMLNIKTLENLKVILPKKEAQDRIVQIQTLTYKEIDTLKNLIQQKQIYANQIFNNIINQEIKNDQNHTRHHKFSSLESVRYI